Proteins from a genomic interval of Desulfomonilaceae bacterium:
- a CDS encoding inositol-3-phosphate synthase, with product MRKIGVWIVGALGSISVTVIVGALAARKGMLDNSGMVTATTDFDGLDLVPVEALEFGGCDVRPGSLVDSAVQLRREAGGIDPGIIQSLEKDLESIEQHISSGTILNSGEAIGRLAPAHAATGMSVREEIDQIVKRLNEFKLSNQFQDVVVVNLASTEPPLELKDCHEKISTFEDCIDRNNRGVLRASTIYSYAAIKAHCPYVNFTPSNGALFPAIVELAERNGVPVMGNDGKTGETLVKSALAPMFKCRNLEILGWEGFNILGNMDGKILDHPENKQSKINSKDAVLSKILGYSPHSQVHINYTPSLADQKTAWDFIHFKGFLGAKMSLQFIWQGYDSLLAAPLVLDLVRLMELAHRRGEAGPAPHLASFFKDPLGSSEHGFNNQYQMLMDYCQKAGQSSKDA from the coding sequence ATGAGAAAAATAGGAGTATGGATCGTCGGAGCATTGGGCTCCATCTCCGTCACCGTAATTGTCGGGGCTCTTGCCGCTCGAAAAGGGATGCTTGACAACAGTGGCATGGTGACTGCCACCACGGATTTTGATGGATTAGACCTTGTTCCCGTGGAAGCCCTCGAATTTGGAGGATGTGATGTTCGTCCGGGCTCTCTTGTTGATTCCGCGGTTCAATTGCGCAGGGAGGCAGGAGGCATTGATCCCGGAATCATACAATCCCTTGAAAAGGATCTTGAGTCGATAGAACAACATATATCATCGGGGACCATATTGAACTCCGGGGAAGCGATAGGCCGCCTCGCACCGGCCCATGCGGCGACTGGCATGTCTGTGCGGGAAGAAATTGATCAGATTGTAAAACGGCTCAATGAATTCAAGCTGTCAAATCAATTTCAGGATGTGGTCGTAGTGAATCTTGCCTCGACGGAACCGCCTCTCGAACTTAAAGATTGCCATGAGAAGATTTCCACTTTTGAAGATTGCATTGATCGTAATAACCGGGGAGTTTTAAGAGCCAGTACAATCTACAGCTACGCCGCAATCAAGGCTCATTGTCCATACGTAAACTTCACGCCGTCAAACGGCGCGCTTTTCCCGGCAATTGTCGAACTGGCCGAACGAAATGGTGTCCCTGTCATGGGGAACGACGGCAAGACCGGCGAAACGCTGGTAAAGTCGGCCTTGGCGCCTATGTTTAAATGCCGAAACCTTGAAATACTGGGTTGGGAAGGTTTTAACATTCTCGGAAACATGGATGGGAAAATACTGGATCATCCGGAAAACAAGCAATCCAAGATCAATAGTAAAGACGCCGTGCTTTCAAAGATTCTGGGTTACAGCCCCCATTCGCAAGTACACATAAACTACACTCCGTCCTTGGCCGACCAGAAAACCGCCTGGGATTTTATTCATTTCAAAGGATTTCTAGGGGCTAAAATGTCCCTTCAGTTTATATGGCAAGGATATGATTCGTTACTGGCCGCGCCCCTGGTTCTTGATCTTGTCCGCCTCATGGAGTTGGCCCATCGCAGAGGTGAGGCCGGTCCTGCCCCCCATCTAGCGTCCTTCTTCAAGGATCCTCTTGGATCGAGTGAACATGGATTTAACAATCAATATCAGATGCTTATGGATTATTGTCAAAAAGCCGGTCAATCGAGTAAAGACGCATGA
- a CDS encoding sugar phosphate isomerase/epimerase family protein translates to MKFSFSTNGFVRYSVCDAVERIAEIGYEGVELLADAPHLYADSLSISDLEKLRETIDKTGLKIVNINANTAMGWYGREFWEPLFEPSLANPDRGLRRWRLEYSTKCVDLAHYFGSPCVSVTSGKLVPGLAPEKSFNFLRESLEQLVSYAEERSICIGIEYEPGLLIERFEELVTMMDVIGASSLGANLDLGHSHVLGEDPRRVIEGLGSKILHVHVEDIRSRKHYHLVPGMGDMNFSRLFGLLEDNGYNGFATVELYTYPNKPEEAARQALEFLRNASSSANVER, encoded by the coding sequence GTGAAGTTTTCATTCAGTACAAATGGATTTGTTCGATACTCAGTTTGTGACGCTGTGGAACGTATTGCGGAAATCGGTTACGAGGGAGTGGAACTACTCGCCGACGCTCCACATCTATATGCCGACTCGCTTTCAATTTCTGATCTGGAAAAACTCAGGGAGACTATTGATAAAACAGGATTGAAGATAGTCAACATAAACGCTAATACGGCAATGGGCTGGTACGGCAGAGAATTCTGGGAACCTCTATTTGAGCCATCTCTTGCTAATCCAGACAGAGGTCTAAGGCGCTGGAGACTAGAATATTCCACGAAATGTGTCGATCTGGCGCATTACTTCGGTTCTCCCTGCGTGAGCGTGACTTCGGGGAAATTAGTTCCTGGTCTGGCGCCTGAAAAATCATTCAATTTTTTGAGGGAATCGCTGGAACAACTTGTTTCTTACGCTGAAGAGCGATCCATTTGCATAGGTATTGAATACGAACCAGGACTTTTAATTGAACGCTTCGAAGAGTTGGTCACCATGATGGATGTAATTGGCGCTTCCAGCCTGGGAGCCAACCTTGACTTAGGTCACAGTCACGTCCTTGGAGAGGATCCCAGACGTGTCATTGAAGGTTTAGGCTCGAAGATCCTGCATGTCCACGTCGAAGACATCCGATCCAGGAAGCACTACCACCTGGTTCCAGGAATGGGAGACATGAATTTTTCCAGGCTGTTTGGACTCCTGGAGGACAATGGCTACAACGGCTTTGCCACAGTAGAACTATACACCTACCCGAACAAACCGGAAGAAGCTGCGAGGCAGGCGCTCGAATTTTTAAGGAACGCTTCGAGTTCAGCGAATGTTGAAAGGTGA
- a CDS encoding sugar phosphate isomerase/epimerase family protein — translation MKFAFSSNAFLRYDLMDTIRIISALGYKGIEIMADTPHAFPAHLNIGSIETIRETLKNNQLSVSNINAFMHHADGDTYHPSWIEKDPALRSKRIDYTLRCIDLARLLGAPSISTEPGGPLDGMSREEGLRLYREGLMAVEGRARETGIRILIEPEPGLLIENSVQFLDFVKDLDPNVFGINFDVGHFYCVHEDPSGLIRSMKSYIHHFHLEDIAATREHNHLMLGHGAIDLQDTLKTIKEIGYEDFVTVELYTYEHAAEEAASEAIKYLQNWIDR, via the coding sequence ATGAAGTTCGCTTTCAGTTCCAATGCGTTTTTGCGCTATGATTTAATGGATACCATCAGGATTATTTCGGCCTTGGGTTACAAAGGAATCGAGATCATGGCCGATACCCCCCACGCTTTTCCAGCGCATTTAAATATCGGGTCTATTGAGACTATTCGGGAGACTCTGAAAAATAATCAATTGTCGGTATCCAACATAAACGCCTTTATGCATCATGCTGATGGAGACACTTATCATCCGTCCTGGATCGAAAAAGACCCCGCGCTGAGGTCCAAGCGCATCGATTATACTCTCCGTTGCATTGATCTTGCCAGGCTACTCGGGGCTCCGTCCATATCCACCGAGCCAGGTGGGCCCCTGGATGGCATGAGTCGTGAGGAGGGGCTTAGGCTTTATAGGGAAGGGCTCATGGCTGTTGAAGGAAGGGCCAGAGAAACAGGAATCCGAATCCTTATAGAGCCGGAACCTGGGCTGTTAATAGAGAACAGCGTTCAGTTCCTCGATTTTGTCAAGGACCTTGATCCAAATGTTTTTGGTATCAATTTTGATGTGGGACATTTTTACTGTGTGCATGAAGATCCTTCAGGACTCATTCGAAGCATGAAAAGTTATATTCATCATTTCCACCTTGAAGACATCGCCGCCACCAGAGAACATAATCACCTCATGCTTGGTCACGGAGCCATTGATTTGCAGGATACGCTAAAGACTATCAAAGAAATTGGCTATGAAGATTTTGTAACCGTAGAATTATATACCTATGAACATGCCGCTGAAGAAGCCGCGAGCGAGGCTATTAAATATCTGCAGAATTGGATAGACCGTTGA
- a CDS encoding DUF6599 family protein, translating into MRREGMIILCFLMVLFASQDVLSEKTPIESLVPKVAPSGWILKAPLETYSRETLFEHIDGQADLFIHYGFEKSIFAIYQNENSSDDRIDVDIYDMGNPLQAFGVFSRFRQEGSAAGIGLDSSLGDHHAIFYKGRYFVVLQAVDTNASALKRVAIEIESRISDNAGPPKEIEYFPKNGLKPGSIEYFPDGLLGYQFLKRGFKASYAEKDEKQTDSKTVSEDQEFHLFLSIFDNSQEAMDAMRVFRENLSRKGKITDGISAQFGPDALTGVDPYQGKIIVAQKGPYLVGAVGFEQDRDGELRLAELINIVK; encoded by the coding sequence ATGAGGCGTGAAGGTATGATTATTCTCTGTTTTCTCATGGTGTTGTTCGCTTCTCAGGACGTCTTATCTGAAAAGACTCCGATAGAATCGCTCGTTCCCAAAGTCGCCCCCAGCGGATGGATTCTGAAAGCCCCCCTGGAAACGTATTCTAGGGAGACTTTGTTTGAGCATATTGATGGTCAGGCTGATCTTTTTATCCATTACGGATTTGAAAAGTCCATCTTTGCAATTTATCAGAACGAGAATTCCTCTGATGACAGAATAGACGTGGACATTTATGACATGGGAAATCCACTCCAGGCTTTTGGTGTTTTCTCAAGGTTCCGTCAGGAGGGAAGCGCCGCCGGCATCGGACTGGATTCCTCGCTAGGGGACCACCACGCTATTTTCTACAAGGGCAGGTATTTTGTGGTTCTCCAGGCCGTAGATACAAACGCTTCAGCCTTGAAACGGGTAGCAATAGAGATAGAATCCCGAATTTCGGACAATGCCGGCCCACCTAAAGAAATTGAGTATTTCCCAAAAAACGGACTTAAACCCGGTTCGATAGAATACTTTCCCGACGGGCTTCTCGGTTATCAATTCTTAAAAAGAGGCTTCAAAGCGTCCTATGCAGAGAAAGATGAGAAACAAACAGACTCAAAGACTGTGTCGGAGGACCAGGAGTTTCATCTCTTCCTGTCTATTTTTGATAATTCTCAGGAAGCGATGGATGCAATGAGAGTTTTCAGGGAGAATTTGTCCAGGAAGGGGAAAATAACTGATGGGATTTCTGCGCAATTTGGTCCCGATGCTTTGACTGGTGTAGATCCCTATCAGGGCAAAATTATCGTGGCGCAAAAGGGACCTTATCTCGTGGGCGCCGTTGGTTTTGAACAGGATAGGGACGGTGAGCTGCGACTGGCTGAACTGATAAACATAGTAAAGTGA
- a CDS encoding aldo/keto reductase, with product MSSRKIGRRKFIQGASSAVLGLAAAPFWNVNPAFADTEKTVTPEYRTLGKTGLKVTAISMGVMNCSDPAVLRRAFDLGVNFYDTANSYMAGKNEEMVGKVFRGKRDKVLIQTKIRFHSTEKENRESLETSLRRLQTDHVDVLLAHSLKTPKEVSDPALIEFLQKIKKEGKARFTGFSSHSNMASLLNEAAKAHVHDVALVSYNFTHSKDLKDAVASAAKSGIGVVAMKTQAGGYKAKDMGGLNPHQAALKFVIMDHNVSAAIPGVTTIEQIDECFAVMGTALANRDLDALKQYQSHLKGRICTMCGGCIGECPHGVAHTDFLRAVMYHDGYKNDKLATEVLRAGDALQKINQCSECSSCAVICRRGLDIHAQLNSLRQMFS from the coding sequence ATGAGTTCAAGAAAGATTGGACGGCGAAAATTTATACAGGGAGCGTCATCCGCGGTTCTGGGACTGGCGGCGGCTCCTTTCTGGAACGTCAATCCTGCCTTTGCAGACACAGAAAAGACGGTCACGCCCGAGTACCGGACTCTTGGAAAGACCGGATTAAAGGTGACAGCAATTAGCATGGGAGTCATGAACTGTAGCGATCCGGCAGTGTTGCGCCGCGCATTCGATCTTGGCGTCAATTTTTACGACACTGCTAATTCCTACATGGCGGGCAAGAACGAAGAAATGGTCGGCAAGGTATTTCGTGGAAAACGCGACAAGGTACTTATACAGACAAAGATTCGGTTCCATTCTACAGAAAAGGAAAACAGGGAGTCTCTTGAGACGAGCCTTCGAAGACTCCAAACCGACCATGTCGATGTACTTCTGGCTCACTCACTTAAAACCCCTAAAGAAGTTTCCGATCCAGCGCTCATTGAGTTCCTCCAGAAGATAAAGAAAGAAGGTAAGGCTCGTTTTACCGGCTTTTCTTCACACTCCAATATGGCGTCCCTTTTGAATGAAGCGGCAAAAGCCCATGTCCATGACGTTGCGCTGGTTTCGTACAATTTTACGCATTCAAAGGACTTAAAGGACGCAGTGGCGTCAGCCGCAAAATCAGGGATAGGCGTCGTGGCGATGAAAACCCAGGCAGGGGGCTATAAGGCCAAGGATATGGGGGGACTGAATCCCCATCAGGCGGCTCTCAAATTTGTAATTATGGATCATAATGTATCAGCAGCCATTCCGGGTGTTACCACGATAGAACAAATCGACGAATGTTTCGCTGTTATGGGAACAGCCCTGGCGAACAGGGATTTGGACGCTCTGAAGCAGTATCAGTCCCACCTTAAAGGAAGAATCTGCACGATGTGTGGTGGCTGTATCGGAGAGTGTCCTCATGGCGTGGCCCACACTGATTTCCTGAGAGCGGTCATGTACCACGATGGATATAAAAACGACAAACTGGCCACAGAAGTATTGCGGGCCGGAGACGCTTTACAGAAAATTAACCAGTGTTCGGAATGTTCATCCTGCGCCGTAATTTGCAGAAGAGGTCTCGATATTCACGCACAATTAAATTCATTGCGTCAAATGTTTTCGTGA
- a CDS encoding GNAT family N-acetyltransferase has protein sequence MKIEIKHELPDSNWDIISETLKAVGMAYYEPHVHKKAFENSHTSIFVYHGGRLIGFGRAISDGVYQAAIYDVAIIPEFQKEGIGTTIIKNIVSRLPSCNFILYTMPGKEDFYRKLGFRKMKTGMALFMNAENMKLKGFTE, from the coding sequence TTGAAAATTGAAATAAAACATGAATTGCCCGACTCCAACTGGGACATCATTTCCGAAACCCTGAAAGCAGTTGGAATGGCCTATTATGAACCACACGTTCACAAAAAAGCATTCGAGAACAGTCATACCAGTATTTTCGTGTACCACGGAGGTCGATTGATTGGATTCGGTCGGGCTATTTCTGATGGGGTTTATCAGGCAGCCATCTATGACGTTGCCATTATCCCGGAGTTCCAAAAGGAAGGAATCGGGACTACCATTATCAAGAATATTGTTTCGCGTCTCCCCTCGTGCAATTTTATTCTGTATACAATGCCCGGAAAAGAAGACTTTTACAGAAAACTTGGTTTCCGCAAAATGAAAACTGGTATGGCCCTTTTTATGAATGCCGAAAATATGAAATTGAAAGGCTTTACCGAGTGA
- a CDS encoding YhdH/YhfP family quinone oxidoreductase has translation MGKKQFRAMVVNESVDHIFTRKITTRFIDDLPHHEVLIRVHYSSVNYKDALSASGNKGVTKNYPHTPGVDAAGIVEDSSVESFRPGDKVIVTGHDLGMDTPGGFGEYVRAPAEWVVKLPENMSLKDSMIYGTAGFAAALSVYKLTGNGVSPEQGDILVTGAPGGVGSVAVSILVKSGFQVVALNGKIDQREYLLKLGAREVLSVEDAMDKSGRPLLKTLWAGVVDTVGGAILSTAIRSTKYGGTITSCGNAASPDLPLTVYPFILRGVSLLGVETVNCPLNVRREIWRRLSQEWKLERLDMIATEISLDQLDESLDLMLQGKQRGRIVVNLMK, from the coding sequence ATGGGTAAAAAGCAATTCAGGGCTATGGTTGTCAACGAATCCGTTGATCACATCTTCACAAGGAAAATTACTACCAGATTTATTGATGACTTGCCTCACCACGAAGTGCTTATAAGAGTGCATTATTCGTCGGTAAATTATAAAGACGCTCTTTCAGCCTCCGGAAACAAGGGCGTTACAAAGAATTACCCGCATACTCCTGGAGTCGACGCCGCGGGCATCGTAGAGGATAGCTCGGTTGAATCATTCCGGCCAGGAGACAAAGTCATAGTCACAGGCCATGACCTCGGAATGGATACACCTGGAGGGTTCGGTGAATATGTGCGTGCGCCGGCGGAATGGGTCGTTAAGTTACCAGAAAATATGTCCTTAAAGGATAGTATGATCTATGGAACAGCAGGCTTCGCCGCAGCGCTTTCTGTTTATAAACTCACGGGAAACGGAGTCTCTCCGGAGCAGGGGGATATCCTCGTCACCGGCGCCCCCGGAGGAGTTGGAAGCGTCGCTGTATCAATTCTGGTGAAGTCAGGGTTCCAGGTTGTGGCTCTGAACGGGAAGATAGATCAGCGGGAATATCTCCTAAAACTCGGAGCGAGAGAGGTGTTGAGTGTCGAGGACGCCATGGATAAGTCCGGAAGACCGCTTCTTAAAACACTCTGGGCAGGTGTTGTCGATACAGTAGGCGGCGCCATACTTTCGACCGCTATACGATCAACGAAATATGGCGGTACCATTACTTCCTGTGGAAATGCGGCGTCTCCAGACTTACCACTTACGGTCTATCCATTCATCTTGCGTGGAGTCAGTCTTCTCGGGGTCGAAACAGTTAATTGCCCACTAAACGTTCGTCGCGAAATCTGGCGCAGGCTTTCTCAAGAATGGAAATTGGAGCGCCTCGACATGATTGCCACCGAAATTTCCCTGGATCAATTAGACGAAAGCCTGGATCTCATGTTGCAGGGTAAGCAAAGAGGGAGAATCGTCGTCAACTTGATGAAATAG
- a CDS encoding FAD-dependent oxidoreductase: MERFSCDVLVLGSGAAGLRAAISAREAGLRVCVVSKGPVGKSTCTWLSAGVMAGGFNAATIKAHLERTLLAGRGINQPELVEILVNDAPQRLDELRKWGIEAEFRNGYLFAKGHPPVQGEEIIRCLINRNRELGTQFLSKFMVTDLVMKDGAGMVKVLDQPSGEWQTLSAKAIILATGGASALYFRHDNPKRMLGDGQRLALEAGAVLQDMEFAQFYPLCLCGPGIPPLVIPPKLADQGRLVNDLGEDILVKYGIQERPAGEKARDLLSQAIFTEIYRNGQKVNLDLSDVSDQQWRSDPFSASVERILENQHGAKHQPVQVAPAGHHVMGGVKINGACTTSVPGLFAAGEVTGGLHGANRMGGNALTETLVFGARAGVSAAHWAKGISDSYEKIPFEQMSERPVREDSKLSIADLQTRLRKTMWEEAGIIRNKNSLIRASDTVNELREIALSMPIECSRQGRVGTIELRSATRIAGLIIRGALKRKESRGAHFREDFPQQNDEEWRGHLQVRVINGKDEWDFQPQIQGE; encoded by the coding sequence ATGGAGAGATTTTCTTGCGATGTATTGGTTTTAGGGAGCGGCGCCGCAGGTCTGCGAGCCGCTATATCAGCCCGTGAAGCAGGTCTACGAGTTTGTGTGGTGTCAAAGGGCCCTGTGGGCAAGTCGACCTGCACTTGGCTCAGCGCCGGCGTAATGGCTGGTGGTTTTAATGCCGCTACGATCAAAGCGCATCTCGAACGCACACTCCTCGCCGGTCGCGGTATCAATCAACCGGAACTGGTAGAAATCCTTGTAAATGACGCTCCTCAGAGATTGGATGAGTTGCGTAAGTGGGGGATAGAAGCCGAATTCAGGAATGGATACCTGTTCGCCAAGGGGCATCCACCGGTCCAGGGTGAAGAAATTATAAGATGTCTAATAAATAGAAATCGAGAACTGGGAACTCAATTTTTAAGTAAGTTCATGGTAACTGATCTCGTGATGAAAGACGGCGCCGGTATGGTGAAGGTTCTGGATCAACCTTCCGGCGAATGGCAAACTCTTTCGGCTAAAGCGATCATTTTGGCCACTGGTGGGGCGTCAGCGCTCTATTTTCGTCATGACAATCCGAAACGGATGTTGGGTGACGGCCAAAGACTGGCTCTTGAGGCCGGCGCAGTCCTTCAGGACATGGAATTCGCTCAGTTCTATCCTCTGTGTCTATGTGGGCCAGGGATCCCACCCCTAGTGATTCCTCCAAAGCTCGCTGACCAGGGACGACTCGTAAATGACCTTGGCGAGGATATCCTTGTCAAGTATGGAATTCAGGAGCGTCCTGCGGGGGAAAAGGCGAGAGACCTCCTGTCTCAGGCCATCTTTACCGAAATTTATCGCAATGGACAGAAGGTGAATCTGGATCTTAGCGACGTGTCTGATCAACAGTGGCGCAGTGACCCATTCTCAGCTTCAGTGGAGCGCATTTTAGAAAACCAGCATGGAGCGAAACACCAGCCGGTGCAAGTTGCTCCTGCAGGTCACCACGTTATGGGAGGAGTGAAGATCAATGGCGCCTGCACGACTTCCGTCCCAGGTCTTTTTGCGGCTGGAGAGGTAACAGGAGGGCTTCATGGAGCAAATCGTATGGGAGGGAACGCCCTGACCGAGACTCTGGTTTTCGGCGCGCGGGCGGGAGTTTCCGCTGCGCATTGGGCAAAGGGAATCAGCGATTCTTATGAAAAGATCCCGTTCGAACAGATGTCCGAGCGTCCAGTTAGAGAAGACTCAAAATTGTCCATAGCTGATCTTCAAACAAGACTCCGAAAGACTATGTGGGAAGAGGCTGGAATTATCAGAAACAAGAACAGTCTGATTCGAGCCTCAGATACCGTAAACGAATTACGCGAAATTGCGCTCAGTATGCCTATTGAATGTTCACGTCAAGGCCGTGTGGGCACAATTGAACTCCGGTCCGCAACGAGAATTGCCGGTTTAATCATACGGGGGGCGTTGAAAAGAAAGGAGAGTCGTGGCGCTCATTTTCGAGAAGATTTTCCGCAACAAAATGACGAAGAATGGAGGGGCCATCTTCAGGTCCGTGTGATAAACGGAAAAGATGAGTGGGATTTTCAACCTCAGATCCAGGGAGAGTAA
- a CDS encoding DMT family transporter, whose amino-acid sequence MKSNDAVGYLLALTATAIWSGNFIVARILSGSVPPVTLAFLRWATAAVVLLPFAIRPICRDFRVIRAHLGYISLTAFLGVTVFNTLIYIAAHTSKAVNLSLIAVSSPIFIALFARLFLKDLFTPRRIIGLIVATSGVVLLVTEGELHRVMGLTFSEGDVWMILAAAIFGAYSILARIKPVALSSIAFLCSTFVLGLIFLVPWVIWELRNVDTINLSSTAIASIVYLGVGPSLLAFLCWNKAIMVIGPVRSAFVYYSLPVFSGVEALALLDEPVRFIHVLSGVLILLGVIVATRE is encoded by the coding sequence TTGAAGTCAAATGATGCTGTTGGTTATTTGCTCGCATTAACCGCTACCGCAATCTGGTCAGGCAACTTCATTGTCGCAAGAATTCTTTCCGGTTCTGTACCTCCCGTCACGCTGGCCTTTTTGCGTTGGGCGACGGCAGCGGTTGTGCTCTTGCCGTTTGCCATAAGACCCATTTGCCGTGATTTTAGGGTCATTCGCGCCCATTTGGGCTATATTTCCCTGACGGCGTTTCTGGGGGTCACAGTGTTTAATACACTCATTTACATTGCAGCTCATACCTCGAAGGCCGTAAACCTGTCGCTAATCGCTGTCTCATCACCTATATTCATAGCGTTGTTTGCCCGCTTGTTCCTAAAAGACCTTTTCACTCCTCGCAGAATTATCGGACTTATTGTGGCCACCTCTGGGGTTGTCCTCCTTGTCACAGAAGGTGAACTACACCGAGTCATGGGTCTCACCTTTTCGGAGGGCGATGTATGGATGATCCTGGCAGCGGCAATTTTCGGCGCCTATAGCATCCTCGCTCGCATTAAGCCCGTGGCCCTGAGTTCAATAGCCTTCTTATGTTCCACCTTTGTGCTTGGGCTGATATTTCTGGTTCCATGGGTAATATGGGAACTGCGAAACGTGGACACCATCAATCTCTCTTCAACCGCAATAGCATCCATCGTATATCTGGGTGTTGGCCCGTCATTGCTTGCTTTCCTATGTTGGAACAAAGCAATTATGGTTATTGGCCCAGTTCGTTCGGCGTTTGTATATTATTCACTTCCGGTTTTCAGTGGCGTTGAAGCCTTGGCGCTACTCGATGAGCCCGTTCGCTTTATCCATGTCCTCAGCGGTGTCCTCATTCTGCTTGGGGTCATTGTTGCTACCCGGGAGTAG